A single region of the Neisseria zoodegmatis genome encodes:
- a CDS encoding NUDIX domain-containing protein, translating to MDSSRPLVKVVAGVVLDRQGRYLLSSRPEGKPYAGYWEFAGGKVEADETEFHALQREFEEELGIRIRSARPWLTKIHDYEHARVHLRFFRVEADEWSGEPESREGQAWSWQRAGDFDVSPMLPANGPLLAALAVPTELKGRLKTGFYGENSMGEYRVVPFELAEQQHKQVLIDEETLRRRGKMPQADSVWVVISQPQQWPLVQDADVVVWRVQNDDSAAALSAVLVDGVGMPLVVLADEERVKQCGRQWLERGAHAVLIDEETEWA from the coding sequence ATGGATTCATCCCGACCTTTGGTCAAAGTAGTGGCCGGTGTGGTGCTTGACCGGCAAGGACGTTATTTGCTGAGTTCCCGACCCGAAGGCAAGCCTTATGCCGGCTATTGGGAGTTTGCCGGCGGTAAGGTAGAGGCGGACGAAACCGAATTTCATGCCTTGCAGCGCGAGTTTGAAGAAGAGTTGGGCATCCGTATCCGGAGCGCGCGCCCGTGGCTGACCAAAATCCACGATTACGAACACGCGCGGGTGCATTTGCGTTTTTTCCGCGTAGAGGCCGACGAATGGTCGGGCGAACCCGAATCGCGCGAAGGGCAGGCGTGGTCGTGGCAGCGTGCGGGAGATTTCGACGTATCGCCCATGCTGCCCGCCAACGGCCCGTTGCTGGCGGCATTGGCCGTACCTACCGAATTGAAAGGCCGTCTGAAAACAGGTTTTTACGGCGAAAACAGCATGGGCGAATACCGTGTTGTGCCGTTTGAATTGGCCGAGCAGCAGCACAAACAGGTGTTGATTGATGAAGAAACCTTGCGTCGTCGAGGCAAGATGCCGCAGGCCGACAGCGTTTGGGTAGTGATTTCGCAGCCGCAGCAATGGCCGTTGGTTCAGGATGCCGATGTAGTGGTGTGGCGCGTGCAGAATGATGATTCTGCCGCCGCATTGTCGGCGGTGCTGGTCGACGGAGTGGGCATGCCGCTGGTGGTGCTGGCAGATGAAGAGCGTGTGAAGCAATGCGGCCGACAATGGCTTGAGCGCGGCGCACACGCCGTATTGATTGATGAAGAAACCGAATGGGCTTGA
- the aceK gene encoding bifunctional isocitrate dehydrogenase kinase/phosphatase: MSRQLTQNLGRAVAETMLAGFNKHYRLYREVTARAKELFEQRNWRGIQDLVAERIQMYDQRVREAVESLNREHAATALNDEVWAAAKTEYIALLVNHKQPELAETFFNSVSTKLLAKEYYNNQFIFVKPSTSTEYIDSDPPTFCSFYPSKQGLRGCLRDILHHFGWNVPFAHLGKDISNILRAARKHFQAEWPPQEMNLHVRVLHSPFYRNKAAYIFGQIINGGVRHPFALAVLHDESGRLKVDAALFEAQQIAVLFSFARAYFLVDMPVPSGYIHFLRDMLPMRSQGDLYTMVGLHKQGKNIWWREFAQHLEYSHDKFILAPGIKGLVMSVFTLPSFPYVFKVIKDTFGPNKDFDQEYVRQKYLLVKKHDRVGRMADTLEFANVALPKSRCDEEFLEEMRTLAPSQFEENDDWVIIKHVYVEYRLKPLNLFMQKAKPADKAAAVIDYGYALKELASANIFPGDMLYKNFGMTRFGRVIFYDYDEIEYMTDCNFRNIPPAPNPEYEMSGEVWYPVNKGDVFPEEFGPFLLGEPDVRQVFLQHHKDLLTAEFWQAKKDRLQQGQYDDFFPYPQSVRFTPEKTAAGLVDDADA; the protein is encoded by the coding sequence ATGTCCCGACAACTTACCCAAAACCTTGGGCGCGCGGTGGCCGAAACCATGCTGGCCGGCTTCAACAAGCACTACCGGCTCTACCGCGAAGTTACCGCCCGCGCCAAAGAACTGTTCGAGCAGCGCAACTGGCGCGGTATTCAAGATTTGGTGGCCGAACGCATCCAAATGTACGACCAGCGCGTGCGCGAAGCGGTAGAGTCGCTCAACCGCGAACATGCAGCCACGGCTTTGAACGACGAAGTATGGGCGGCAGCCAAAACCGAATACATCGCCCTACTGGTCAACCACAAACAGCCCGAACTTGCCGAAACTTTTTTCAATTCGGTTTCCACCAAACTCTTGGCCAAAGAGTATTACAACAATCAGTTTATCTTTGTAAAACCTTCCACCAGCACCGAATATATCGATTCCGACCCGCCCACTTTCTGCTCGTTTTACCCCAGCAAACAAGGGCTACGCGGCTGCCTGCGCGATATTCTGCACCACTTCGGCTGGAACGTGCCGTTTGCCCATCTCGGCAAAGACATCAGCAACATTCTGCGCGCGGCACGCAAACACTTCCAAGCCGAATGGCCGCCGCAAGAAATGAACCTGCATGTGCGCGTGCTGCATTCGCCGTTTTACCGCAACAAAGCCGCCTACATTTTCGGCCAAATTATCAACGGCGGCGTGCGCCATCCCTTTGCCTTGGCCGTGCTGCACGACGAATCAGGCCGTCTGAAAGTCGATGCCGCCCTGTTTGAAGCCCAACAGATTGCCGTGCTGTTTTCATTTGCCCGCGCCTATTTTTTGGTGGACATGCCCGTGCCCAGCGGCTACATCCATTTCCTGCGCGACATGCTGCCGATGCGTTCGCAAGGCGACCTCTACACCATGGTCGGGCTGCACAAGCAGGGCAAAAACATCTGGTGGCGCGAATTTGCCCAACACCTCGAATACTCGCACGACAAATTCATTCTCGCGCCCGGCATCAAAGGGCTGGTGATGAGCGTGTTTACCCTGCCCTCGTTTCCCTATGTGTTTAAAGTAATTAAAGACACCTTCGGCCCGAACAAAGATTTCGACCAAGAATATGTGCGCCAAAAATACCTGCTGGTGAAAAAACACGACCGCGTCGGCCGCATGGCGGATACGCTCGAGTTCGCCAACGTCGCCCTGCCCAAATCGCGCTGCGACGAAGAGTTTTTAGAAGAAATGCGCACGCTCGCACCGAGCCAGTTTGAAGAAAACGACGACTGGGTGATCATCAAACACGTTTATGTCGAATACCGCTTAAAACCGCTCAACCTGTTTATGCAGAAAGCCAAGCCTGCCGACAAAGCCGCTGCCGTTATCGACTACGGCTACGCGCTCAAAGAGCTGGCCTCCGCCAACATCTTCCCCGGCGACATGCTGTATAAAAACTTCGGCATGACCCGTTTCGGCCGCGTGATTTTTTACGACTACGACGAAATCGAATACATGACCGACTGCAATTTCCGCAACATCCCGCCCGCCCCCAACCCCGAATACGAAATGTCGGGCGAAGTGTGGTACCCCGTCAACAAAGGCGACGTATTCCCCGAAGAGTTCGGCCCGTTCCTGCTCGGCGAACCCGATGTGCGGCAAGTATTTTTGCAGCACCATAAAGACTTGCTCACCGCCGAATTTTGGCAGGCTAAAAAAGACCGCCTCCAACAAGGCCAATACGACGACTTCTTCCCCTACCCCCAATCGGTGCGCTTTACACCTGAAAAAACCGCCGCAGGGCTGGTTGATGATGCCGATGCTTAA
- the coaD gene encoding pantetheine-phosphate adenylyltransferase — translation MTTRPIRRAVYAGSFDPPTNGHLWMISRAQAMFDELIIAIGVNPEKRSTYTVEERREMLEAITSEFPNVKVTVFGNRFLVDYADSIGARFVIRGIRTASDYEYERSMRYINSDLQPDITTVILMPPREFAEVSSTMVKGLVGPEGWRDMVRRYLPEPVYRKILKDHENGD, via the coding sequence ATGACTACACGCCCAATCCGCCGCGCGGTGTATGCCGGCAGTTTCGACCCGCCCACCAACGGCCATTTATGGATGATCAGCCGCGCCCAAGCCATGTTTGACGAACTGATCATCGCCATCGGCGTCAACCCCGAAAAACGCAGCACCTACACCGTTGAAGAACGGCGCGAAATGTTGGAAGCAATCACGAGCGAATTTCCGAATGTGAAAGTTACCGTATTCGGCAACCGCTTTTTGGTCGATTACGCCGACAGCATCGGTGCGCGTTTTGTGATCCGCGGCATCCGCACCGCCTCAGATTACGAATACGAGCGCTCGATGCGCTACATCAACAGCGACCTGCAACCCGACATCACCACCGTGATTCTGATGCCGCCGCGCGAATTTGCCGAAGTGTCGTCCACCATGGTCAAAGGCTTGGTCGGCCCCGAAGGCTGGCGCGACATGGTTCGCCGCTATCTGCCCGAACCTGTGTACCGCAAGATTTTGAAAGACCACGAAAACGGCGATTGA
- a CDS encoding type IV pilus inner membrane component PilO, producing the protein MAAKTLKNIDTKTLHLLSMPAKLVLACLVVIGVLVISYLALFSNQLETLDNAVAKEAELKQTYTQKSIEAANLDNLKEELAAIRSSFNVLLKQLPTDAEIPNLVQELHQAGATNGLRMDSVVPQAPVNDGPIQALPYEIAITGKYNQISQFARDVGKLSRIITLESLKISSAKDDKSNLLTLSATANTYKARPAEEVAAELEAAKAASEAQASQ; encoded by the coding sequence ATGGCAGCAAAAACACTTAAAAATATTGATACCAAAACCCTGCATTTATTAAGTATGCCGGCCAAACTGGTATTGGCATGTTTGGTAGTAATAGGTGTTTTAGTCATCAGCTATTTGGCTCTTTTCAGCAATCAGTTGGAAACATTAGATAATGCCGTTGCAAAAGAAGCCGAGTTAAAACAAACCTATACTCAAAAAAGCATTGAAGCTGCCAACCTCGATAACTTGAAAGAGGAATTAGCGGCCATCCGCTCTTCATTCAATGTATTGCTTAAACAGCTTCCTACCGATGCAGAAATCCCTAATCTGGTTCAAGAACTGCATCAAGCCGGTGCAACCAATGGTTTGCGTATGGATAGTGTTGTTCCGCAAGCACCTGTAAACGACGGCCCCATCCAAGCGCTACCTTATGAGATTGCAATTACAGGCAAATACAACCAAATCAGTCAATTTGCCCGTGATGTCGGCAAACTTTCCCGCATCATTACTTTGGAATCCTTGAAAATAAGCAGCGCCAAAGACGATAAAAGCAATTTACTGACACTTAGCGCTACCGCCAACACTTACAAAGCCCGTCCGGCTGAAGAAGTGGCCGCAGAATTAGAAGCCGCCAAAGCTGCAAGCGAAGCACAGGCTTCCCAATAA
- a CDS encoding Bax inhibitor-1 family protein, producing MQNDVYDYTQTAGAVQKNTVLRKTYGLLGLSFIPCAAGAFLSSQMGFNLYAMFGNRWIAFGVVLAFFYGMCFMIEKNRYSNVGATLLMVFTFDMGVLISPLLQYSLSFSNGAKIVGLAAAMTAAVFFTMAAMARRTKADMNSLGRFLVVGAVVLMVAVVANMFLQIPALGLTISAGFVIFSSLMIMWQVRTVIDGGETSHISAALTIFISIYNIFSSLLNILLSLGGED from the coding sequence ATGCAAAACGACGTTTACGATTACACCCAAACCGCCGGCGCGGTGCAGAAAAATACCGTGCTGCGCAAAACCTACGGCCTGCTCGGTCTTTCTTTCATTCCTTGCGCGGCGGGCGCATTTTTGAGCAGCCAAATGGGCTTCAACTTATACGCCATGTTCGGCAACCGCTGGATCGCGTTCGGCGTGGTGCTGGCCTTTTTCTACGGCATGTGCTTCATGATTGAGAAGAACCGTTACAGCAATGTGGGTGCTACCCTGCTGATGGTGTTCACTTTCGATATGGGCGTGCTGATCAGCCCGCTGCTGCAATACAGCCTGAGCTTCAGCAACGGTGCGAAAATCGTCGGCCTTGCCGCCGCCATGACCGCCGCCGTGTTCTTTACCATGGCCGCGATGGCGCGCCGTACCAAAGCCGACATGAATTCGCTCGGCCGCTTCTTGGTGGTGGGTGCGGTTGTGCTGATGGTGGCGGTTGTTGCCAATATGTTCCTGCAAATTCCTGCGCTGGGCTTAACCATTTCCGCCGGTTTTGTGATTTTCAGCTCGCTGATGATTATGTGGCAGGTTCGTACCGTGATTGACGGCGGCGAAACCAGCCACATCAGCGCGGCATTAACCATCTTCATTTCCATCTACAACATTTTCAGCAGCCTGCTCAACATTCTGCTGTCTTTAGGTGGCGAAGATTAA
- the menA gene encoding 1,4-dihydroxy-2-naphthoate octaprenyltransferase — MAFKHWLAAARPRTLPLAAASALCGGVLAALNQQSNPPVLVLCMITAVALQIFSNFANDYGDACNGADSCLRKGPKRMVSSGNISRNAMKRGLTVSALICCLCGLALLAAALPSIGMGGLHNWMLWLLLGAAAITAAFSYTAGKKPYGYIGLGDLSVMVFFGWVGVLGSEYLQTGRLNAWSWLPATALGLWCAMVLNINNMRDIDSDAAAGKTTVAVRLGLRRAKLYHTALLAAAGLMWWGWLPQYFNAAAAGRLNAFLLAASFIHLYFLKKAQSCTQLDKLLPQWSITILLWVLFLWAHV, encoded by the coding sequence ATGGCTTTCAAACACTGGCTCGCCGCCGCCCGTCCTCGTACCTTGCCGCTGGCCGCTGCGTCTGCATTATGCGGCGGTGTGCTTGCCGCCCTAAATCAGCAAAGCAATCCGCCGGTTTTGGTGTTATGTATGATTACCGCCGTCGCCCTGCAAATATTCAGCAACTTCGCCAACGATTACGGCGATGCCTGCAACGGTGCCGACTCATGCCTGCGCAAAGGGCCGAAACGTATGGTCAGCTCAGGAAACATCAGCCGTAATGCCATGAAGCGCGGGTTAACCGTGTCGGCGCTGATCTGCTGCCTGTGCGGCCTTGCTTTGTTGGCAGCCGCCCTACCCTCTATCGGCATGGGCGGGCTGCACAATTGGATGTTGTGGCTGCTGCTGGGTGCGGCAGCCATCACAGCGGCTTTTTCCTATACCGCAGGCAAAAAGCCTTACGGCTATATCGGTTTGGGCGACCTTTCCGTTATGGTGTTTTTCGGGTGGGTGGGCGTATTGGGTAGCGAATATCTGCAAACAGGCCGTCTGAATGCCTGGTCGTGGCTGCCTGCTACCGCGCTCGGTTTGTGGTGTGCCATGGTGTTGAACATCAACAATATGCGCGACATCGACAGCGATGCGGCCGCAGGCAAAACCACCGTCGCCGTGCGCTTGGGGCTGCGCCGCGCCAAACTGTATCACACCGCTTTGCTGGCTGCGGCGGGGCTGATGTGGTGGGGTTGGCTGCCGCAATATTTCAACGCGGCGGCAGCAGGCCGTCTGAATGCTTTTCTACTGGCGGCATCATTCATCCACTTGTATTTTCTTAAAAAAGCCCAATCTTGCACGCAGCTCGACAAGCTGCTGCCGCAATGGAGCATCACGATTTTGCTGTGGGTGTTGTTTTTGTGGGCGCATGTTTGA
- a CDS encoding pilus assembly protein PilP produces MKKTLLLAGILAASACTSSHDDLSQWMKETRQQAKSKIIPFEAPAAIQAKTYTTPNFNGLNAFDSKRLIAMQQGANAPNNNRPKEILESFSLENLKYVGSLTKGKQTSGYIEANGHVYTVLPGNYIGQNHGRIQSIIADKILITELVEDSNGNWTYRKAELLLSSSDNNRDAAQNNN; encoded by the coding sequence ATGAAAAAAACACTACTACTCGCAGGCATATTGGCTGCTTCCGCCTGCACATCGTCTCATGATGACTTAAGCCAATGGATGAAAGAAACACGGCAACAGGCCAAATCAAAAATTATTCCTTTTGAAGCACCTGCTGCCATTCAGGCCAAAACTTATACAACACCCAATTTTAACGGGCTTAACGCTTTTGACAGCAAACGGCTGATTGCCATGCAGCAGGGAGCAAATGCACCTAACAACAACAGACCTAAAGAAATTCTCGAAAGCTTCAGTTTAGAGAATCTCAAATATGTCGGCAGCCTGACTAAAGGCAAACAAACTTCGGGCTATATCGAAGCCAATGGACATGTTTATACCGTACTCCCCGGCAACTATATCGGCCAAAACCACGGACGTATCCAATCTATCATTGCGGATAAGATTTTAATTACCGAATTAGTCGAAGACAGCAATGGAAATTGGACATACCGTAAAGCAGAACTATTATTGAGCAGCTCAGACAATAACCGTGACGCCGCTCAAAACAACAATTAA
- a CDS encoding PilN domain-containing protein has product MIELTKINLLPYREEIQQKQKQNFKSLMLLALLTGIGLSALAYFGINRAISSQEERNSYLSEEITKLDQNLLEINKLKKEKEEFLARKQKVEELQEKRFQAAQIIDTLNVLIPEGTYLTAITAENATTYNISGKATSDNKIAMFMRSIPSTGIFMQPELVNIKKVDNAQEFTLKVLLNQSYYTLPDASAPAVQSNNSTESGAEGK; this is encoded by the coding sequence ATGATTGAACTAACCAAAATCAATCTCCTTCCCTATCGTGAAGAGATTCAGCAAAAACAAAAGCAAAACTTCAAATCTCTGATGTTGCTCGCATTACTGACCGGTATCGGCCTTTCGGCATTGGCTTATTTCGGCATTAACCGCGCCATCAGCAGCCAAGAAGAAAGAAACAGCTATCTTTCCGAAGAAATTACCAAGCTTGATCAAAATCTGCTTGAGATCAATAAGCTGAAGAAAGAAAAAGAAGAATTCTTGGCTAGAAAACAAAAAGTTGAAGAGCTCCAAGAGAAACGATTCCAAGCTGCGCAAATTATCGATACTTTAAACGTGTTGATTCCGGAAGGTACTTACCTGACCGCCATTACCGCTGAGAATGCAACTACATACAACATCAGCGGCAAAGCAACCAGCGACAACAAGATTGCTATGTTTATGCGATCCATACCCAGCACAGGCATCTTTATGCAGCCGGAATTGGTCAATATTAAAAAAGTGGATAATGCACAAGAATTCACCCTAAAAGTGCTCTTGAATCAGTCTTATTACACATTACCGGATGCTTCTGCTCCTGCCGTTCAAAGCAATAACAGCACAGAATCCGGCGCAGAAGGGAAATAA
- the pilM gene encoding type IV pilus assembly protein PilM has protein sequence MRLTKKQNNTNSKTSSNLTHRSAVGIDIGQHAIKMVQLSGRSLNQIQLEKYVITKLPKNIVKGNKIQDYDQLVTYLQHSYTQLNSSSKNFVAALPQSLVTIETVVYNEKDSDLDLDGFAEFEVSQIAPIEEMNFDYHPIGTSVVPAGTKVLLTAAKKDDVEPRIEAFNNADMPLSALDIDLFAQNNAFSFWINQHAPELEHEKIAIFGIHATQMYAVITQNGQILYKQETAVSTEQLNQLIQRTYQVTEEKAAQMMNATTKPSDYQSAVADRFNIQVAQEIQRVLQFYYTTQPSDQYSNVKHILLTGTAAQQPGLAETIFSHTNTATECIHPILYASNSSKVDISQLQIDASTLTLAFGLALRGL, from the coding sequence ATGCGATTAACAAAAAAGCAAAACAATACAAATAGTAAAACGTCATCCAATCTTACCCACCGTTCCGCTGTCGGCATCGATATCGGGCAACATGCCATTAAGATGGTACAACTGTCAGGCCGTAGTTTAAACCAAATTCAATTGGAAAAATACGTTATTACCAAACTGCCTAAAAATATTGTTAAAGGCAACAAAATTCAAGATTACGATCAACTTGTTACATATCTGCAACATTCTTATACACAGCTCAACAGCTCGTCAAAGAATTTCGTCGCAGCTCTGCCGCAAAGCTTGGTAACCATCGAAACAGTTGTCTATAACGAAAAAGATTCGGATCTAGACTTGGACGGCTTTGCCGAGTTTGAAGTTTCACAAATCGCACCGATTGAAGAGATGAATTTTGATTACCATCCGATCGGCACTTCAGTCGTCCCGGCCGGCACCAAGGTACTCCTTACCGCAGCCAAAAAAGATGACGTTGAACCGCGCATCGAAGCCTTCAACAATGCAGACATGCCCTTATCGGCACTAGACATTGATTTGTTTGCACAAAACAACGCCTTCTCTTTTTGGATCAATCAACATGCACCGGAATTAGAGCATGAAAAAATTGCCATTTTCGGCATTCATGCTACTCAAATGTATGCTGTGATTACGCAAAACGGCCAGATTCTCTACAAACAGGAAACTGCTGTTAGCACCGAACAGCTCAACCAGCTCATTCAACGTACCTATCAGGTTACCGAAGAAAAAGCTGCGCAAATGATGAATGCAACCACCAAACCTTCCGATTACCAATCGGCAGTAGCAGACCGTTTCAACATTCAGGTTGCCCAAGAAATTCAGCGTGTATTGCAATTTTACTACACCACCCAGCCCAGCGACCAATATTCCAACGTCAAACACATTTTATTGACTGGTACGGCGGCGCAGCAACCCGGATTGGCTGAAACTATTTTCTCACATACCAATACGGCCACCGAGTGCATTCATCCGATTTTATATGCAAGCAACAGCAGTAAAGTCGACATATCACAACTACAAATAGACGCATCAACATTAACTCTTGCCTTCGGTTTGGCATTAAGGGGGCTTTAA
- a CDS encoding penicillin-binding protein 1A yields MIKKIITTCIGLVLGLLLFVVGLVAIAILITYPKLPSLEAVQHYQPKMPLTVYSSDGEVIGVYGEERRSFTKISDFPKVLKDAVLAAEDKRFYDHWGVDVIGVMRAAIGNMTGGVQSGASTITQQVARNFYLSNERTLTRKFNEALLAYKIEKSLTKDQILELYFNQIYLGQRAYGFAAASKIYFNKDVKDLTLAEATILAGLPKAPSTFNPIVNPERAKLRQKYILNNMVDEKMITAEEREKALAEDLHFERHVQKIDQSALYVAEMVRQELYEKYGEEAYTQGFKVYTTVSTAHQRVATEALRKALRNFDQGSSYRGAEHYLDLSQTDNVDETVGQYLSTLYTVDGMIPAVVLNTSKKGVEIQFASGNRATLSTAELGFAARSVNNKKMEDAQIRRGAVIRVKKNGKRWSVAQQPLLQGALVALDAKTGAVRALVGGYDFHSKTFNRATQALRQPGSSFKPFVYSAGLAKGMTMTTPLNDAPISLPGQGRNGAAWNPKNSDGRYAGFITMRQALTASKNMVSIRILMAIKVDYAQEYIQRFGFKPSEIPAGLSMALGTGETTPMKMAEGYTVFANGGYKVSSYVIDRIYDGQGRLRAQMQPLVAGENAPQAIDPRNAFIMYKMMQDVVRAGTATRARALGRSDIAGKTGTTNDNKDAWFVGFNPDIVTAVYIGYDKPRSMGRAGYGGTIALPVWVEYMRFALKGVPVKGMKAPEGLVTKGNDYFLKEQQTTNADLPLDNRSSRPVRNEERDPEVGQAARPAAQKADPSEYAPIEQPVEPLNGRSDRGGSGNAAGSGNSGNNARPEPLAPAGSPSQLDSLF; encoded by the coding sequence ATGATTAAAAAAATTATAACGACCTGTATTGGTTTGGTTTTAGGTTTATTACTCTTTGTGGTAGGTTTGGTTGCAATCGCTATTCTGATTACATACCCGAAGCTGCCTTCTTTGGAAGCTGTGCAGCACTACCAGCCGAAAATGCCGCTGACGGTTTATTCTTCAGACGGTGAGGTTATCGGTGTGTATGGAGAGGAACGGCGCTCGTTTACCAAAATCAGTGATTTCCCCAAAGTATTAAAAGATGCTGTGCTGGCCGCAGAAGACAAGCGGTTTTATGACCATTGGGGCGTGGATGTGATCGGCGTGATGCGCGCGGCTATCGGTAATATGACCGGCGGCGTGCAATCCGGTGCGAGTACGATTACGCAGCAGGTTGCGCGTAATTTTTATTTGAGCAACGAACGTACTTTGACCCGTAAATTCAACGAGGCACTGCTGGCTTATAAAATTGAGAAGTCGCTGACCAAAGATCAGATTTTGGAACTTTATTTCAATCAGATTTATCTTGGTCAGCGTGCTTATGGTTTTGCTGCCGCGTCTAAGATTTACTTTAATAAAGACGTTAAAGATCTGACGCTTGCAGAGGCTACGATTTTGGCCGGTTTGCCCAAAGCGCCTTCGACTTTTAATCCGATTGTGAATCCCGAGCGCGCCAAATTGCGTCAGAAATATATTCTGAACAATATGGTTGACGAGAAGATGATTACAGCAGAAGAGCGCGAAAAAGCTTTGGCTGAAGATTTACACTTTGAGCGTCATGTTCAAAAAATTGATCAAAGCGCTTTATATGTTGCCGAGATGGTACGTCAGGAACTGTATGAAAAGTACGGTGAAGAAGCCTATACGCAAGGCTTTAAGGTTTATACCACGGTAAGCACGGCGCATCAGCGTGTGGCGACGGAAGCGTTGCGTAAAGCTTTGCGTAACTTTGACCAAGGCAGCAGCTATCGAGGTGCGGAGCATTATCTTGACTTAAGCCAAACCGATAATGTGGATGAAACGGTAGGCCAATATCTTTCAACGCTTTATACGGTTGACGGTATGATTCCGGCGGTCGTGTTGAATACATCCAAAAAAGGTGTTGAGATTCAGTTTGCCAGTGGTAACCGCGCAACGTTGAGCACTGCCGAACTTGGTTTTGCTGCGAGATCGGTAAATAACAAAAAAATGGAAGATGCTCAGATTCGCCGTGGTGCTGTGATTCGTGTGAAGAAAAACGGCAAACGTTGGTCTGTCGCTCAGCAGCCTTTGTTGCAAGGTGCTTTGGTGGCGTTGGATGCGAAAACCGGTGCGGTTCGTGCGTTGGTAGGTGGTTACGACTTCCACAGCAAAACATTTAATCGTGCCACGCAGGCGTTGCGCCAGCCCGGTTCGTCGTTCAAACCGTTTGTGTATTCCGCAGGTTTGGCTAAAGGTATGACGATGACGACTCCGCTGAACGATGCGCCGATTTCTCTGCCGGGACAAGGCCGTAATGGTGCTGCTTGGAACCCGAAAAATTCAGACGGCCGCTATGCAGGTTTTATCACGATGCGCCAAGCGCTGACGGCTTCTAAAAATATGGTGTCTATCCGTATTTTGATGGCGATTAAAGTCGATTATGCGCAGGAATACATTCAGCGTTTCGGCTTTAAGCCGTCTGAAATTCCGGCCGGACTCTCCATGGCTTTGGGTACGGGTGAAACGACGCCGATGAAAATGGCGGAAGGTTATACCGTATTTGCCAACGGCGGCTACAAAGTGTCTTCTTATGTGATTGACCGTATTTATGACGGACAAGGCCGCTTGCGCGCTCAAATGCAGCCTTTGGTGGCGGGTGAGAACGCACCTCAAGCGATTGATCCGCGTAACGCTTTCATTATGTATAAGATGATGCAGGATGTGGTGCGTGCGGGTACGGCCACCCGTGCGAGAGCCTTGGGCCGTTCGGACATTGCCGGTAAAACCGGTACTACTAACGACAATAAAGACGCATGGTTCGTAGGCTTTAACCCTGATATTGTTACCGCGGTATATATCGGTTACGACAAACCGCGCAGCATGGGTCGAGCCGGCTACGGTGGTACGATTGCCTTGCCGGTATGGGTGGAATACATGCGTTTCGCGTTGAAAGGCGTGCCGGTAAAAGGCATGAAAGCGCCTGAAGGCTTGGTGACCAAAGGCAACGATTATTTCCTCAAAGAACAGCAAACCACCAATGCCGATCTGCCGCTGGACAACCGTTCAAGCCGTCCGGTGCGTAATGAGGAACGCGATCCCGAAGTAGGGCAAGCCGCCAGACCTGCGGCACAGAAAGCCGATCCTTCCGAGTATGCGCCGATTGAGCAACCAGTTGAACCGCTCAACGGACGCAGCGACAGAGGCGGCAGCGGTAATGCGGCGGGAAGCGGCAACAGCGGTAATAACGCCCGTCCCGAACCGTTGGCTCCGGCAGGTTCGCCTTCACAGCTTGATTCGCTGTTCTGA